The DNA window aactacactcttttacttaccttaatatccatttatccctacttattttaaaaatttcaaaaatccttatttatctatgtatcccgctatgtggaatgtatcaaatgtTATGTATCCCGTgtacaacgctatgtatcccactatgtgaaatgtatcaaacctaatgtatcccatGGGGCGGCTCTAAGGCTTGGCCAGTGGGGCCATTGCCTTAGGCCTCAAAAATTTGAAGGCCCcaaatttgtttaaattattattattattaattttattatatattaatataatttatataaataaaattgttattgtatattttttattattatttgtttgagagtatttgatatatttgttttaactttcaattttaaattttatcctttttacataggaactaatatatatatatatatatatatatatatatatatatattgataacataattaaaaaaattcaatcttttcttaaactatgcgaacataaaaatattcatgcacaagttttcttctttttttttaatttaatttattatatgaaaattttataatttgttttagatattCACCAATGAGTGCTACTTATAATGGAATgaattatatcatttaaaagAATTATGTCATTTAAATTGATCAGAAATTTGTACTTTTTGTTACTATCCATGCTCAAAACTTCAACTATTAAGTtatgtatgtttttttctttttcttatttgtgaTGGTAgccaaattaaaatttcaatttgagttttgaagcTTAACATCGATAATCCATCACTTTTGTTTTTTGTACTCTTCgtcctttctttttttgtgtgtgaaatttgatattttttgccttaaatgattaatctattgtgtagaaaataaattttctttttagtgtataaatttaataaaataaatttaagggcCTCTTAATATGATTTTGCCTTAGGCCTCGAGATctgttgagccgcccctgattccgtgcacaatgctatgtatcccgctatgttgaatgtatcaaacctaatgtattccatgcacaacgctatgtatcccgcaaacattatttttaaggaatttttggtaaatagaaaactagaagggataggatattatttagtacttataatatgtggttcctataatttataccaaaaaaaatacaaataatgaaTCAAAGCGCATGCCATATTAGCCATTTATTAATAGAAGTCGTCCGTgatcactttttaaaaatatgataaaagttTGAGAAAGTGGATAATCATTTAATAAAGATCCAATGTGAGGCTGAGctaaaaaacaatcaaaatttataaaaattatacgaACATGGATAGTTCTTTAGTAAAGACTGAGAGATTGAACTCAAACATaactaaaatcaataaaaatcatGCAAACATCTATGGAGTGTAGAAAAAAAACCTTGCTTTAACACAAAATCGTATATTATGGCAATTTACAATAGTTTCgattatgtttttaattatcTTTACGTATGTGTTTATAGGTAAGCAATATAGCTTGCATTGCTTAAATAGAACCATTAGTTAATATTAAGGAAATATTTTAAGtgcaatttcatttttttacgTAAAGGATTATTAATGATGATTTTTTGATTGCACATATACCTTAGTATTCGACCATAAGGTCATGCCTAATTTGCACACGTTTGTAAGATAATTATATCAACTTATAAAATGATCATTTagacattttatttttgttctaagtttgtttttaaatcgGTGTATACTACCTAGCATGTATATCACGTGGTGCTTCATTTGAATAATTTTAGAGATGCTCAATCAGATATTgcaatcataaaaaaaaaaagtgttgatCGAAGCTGACATATGTTTCCTGGAATTAATTGAGGCGATCATAAGTTGACTCAAGTaccataattattaaaaaaaaaaaaaaaaaattctctgtACCAAACACTATAAATGAATCTTTTTAAGTTTAGAATCAAAAATATAAGTTTAAACTTCATACCAATTTATCtggtttaaaataaaaaaatgataaataaaattttcaaatatttgttgaaatttcaaattccataaattattcctaaaatttatattataaaaaaattccacattatttttgttgatctCTGTATAGCTGTTTGTTTATGAACCAAACAACTCGTAATAGATCAGTGACCTTACGACGTCGTTTTGTTCATCTTCTCCGCAATTATTATATTCTTCATTCGGATTCAGTTTCTTTGGAGAATTTACTTGGATTTTTTGCTTAGTCTCAAGTCCCTGGTAATTCCTCTCCCTTGCCGATTTAGTTCAATTTTTTGTATGTGGTGTTCCATTGATTGGATCCTcagtttgaattttttaaaattttaactttcatCAACCCTTACATTAGCATTGACAGCTATAATTTTCTGTGTTAATTTATCGTACATTGTTTGAATCTCATTAATTATGTGTAATTTAGTGGGTAAGTTGATGTTAATGGGAAAAAGGTTGTATTCCCGTAATATTTAAGGTAATAATCTAACAATTGATGGTTTAGGAGTTGTTTAAAAGCTTTGTTAAATGTATTTGGATGCTTTGTAGGATTTAATCTCTCAGTAATAATCTAACAATTGATTTctgtgtttttttgttttttattatgctttcaagttttttttttttgatgttgcGAGTTGTATAATTCTCGATCTAGGTGATATTCTATAGGTTTTGTGTTAAAAAACAAACAATGTGTGTCTAGTGTTGGATATGAAATGCTAAGATGGAATTAAGAAGGGGAAGAGGTTTTAAgacttctttgtttttttttttgttggaaagagtGAATATATGATTGGATTAATCAGCATCGGAGTTTAGATGAAATAACATGGTCAGTGATGATTCATATAGCTGGCGTTTGGGATTGACGCCTAGTTGTTTATGATTGTCAAAACACAGTTTCTGCTATAAAAGCATATGGATTGTTTATTCGTTTTGATTGAATGTATGGGTATCAATTTTCCTGTTGTTTTGCTTGTAAGTGTATATATCATCAGCCTTCTGATAAATAAGAAGGATATTCAATATGATTCGCATCTGTTCTAGTTTTTTGATAAATGATTTTTCTGTATAACAGCAGCAGAGGTGTTGAATTTAGAAGAACTATTTACAGATAGATAGTTCAAATTTGAAGGATTCTGAGTTTTTCACCATCTTTATCTTAGGTTAGGAAAAACCGCTTTCAATCACAGCACTGAAACAGCATCTTGAACTGTGAACTATGGACTCAACCCTGGAAAATGTAGCTTATTCCCCCAAAAATGTATTCATTCTATCTGGACAAAGTAACATGGCAGGTCGTGGTGGAGTAGAAAAGCATCACTGGGATGGCATTGTACCAAACGAGTGCCATCCTGATGCTTCTAGAATTTTCCGTCTTAGTGCACACCTCCATTATGAGGTGGCACGTGAGCCACTCCACCATGACATTGACGCCAAGAAGACCTGTGGTGTTGGGCCTGGAATGTCATTTGCAAATGCAATCAAGGACCGAGTGGAAGCTATTGGGTTAGTGCCATGTGCTGTAGGTGGAACTGCGATAAAGGAGTGGGCACACGGGCAACACTTGTATGTGAACATGGTCAAGAGAGCTAGAGCTGCCATGAGTCATGGAGGAGAAATCAAGGCAATGCTTTGGTATCAAGGAGAGAGTGATGCATTATCTCAGCATTGCGTTGACACCTATAAGGCTAATATGGAGAAGTTAATACATAACGTTCGTGCTGATTTGCATCTGCCATCTCTGCCAATTATTCAGGTTAGCTAATGTAGTTTGCTTCATGCCTAAATGATGCATGTTTGAAATAAGTAACATTATTATCACGCATTTCTCAACATTGAACGTTGAATACTAGAAAGTAGTTCTTTATGCTTTTGTTCAATAAATAAGTTTTGATAGTAAACCAATGAATAAGATCGATACCAAGATACACTCCTTTTCTTCCCCATGCAGTTGTTGTGAAACTTTAACTGACTAGTCTAGAAAATCATAAAGAGTGTTGCGTAAAATCACAAGGCCAGTTCAAATCTGCCTGATGCATGTAACACTTTTCAAGGATTTTGGCAATTGTGGTTAGGTATTTTGTGGATCAAAGTAGTTGAATATTTTCACATGTTCTTTAACTGCATTGCATTGTCCTATAGGTTGCAATTGCATCAGGAGATGAGAAGTATATTGAAAAGATTCGAGAGGCGCAAAAGGCGATTGATCTTCCAAATGTTGTATGTGTTGATGCCATGGGATTGCAGCTAAAGGAAGATAATCTCCATTTAACTACAGAGTCTCAAGTTAAATTAGGCCAAATGTTGGCTGATGCATACTTAACCCATTTTGCACCACAAGAACCTTCTGTTGCTTCATCTTGAAAAATTTGCTGTACTGTGTGTATGTAAACTAAAAACTATTTAATCCTGGCTCATGAACATAACGTGAGTGCTCATATAagtatattattaatttgaagTAAGTTGACTCATTTTCTCTATCTctttatgtctttactttaAAACGAGTATTTCCTTGTCTGCATTTTTtcatatagcttttaaatattttgaattgtacAATTATTGTGACATATAATACttatatgattttcaaatatgcaaatttaatttcaaaatactTTAAAGATGCAACTTGTGCAACAACTTTGAGTTGGACATCTCTGTCCTGCTGGAATTCTTAATCATAAGATCTATGTACACCTCACTAGAAGGAATTAGTATGAAATTCTTCAGCTTTTGTCGATGGGTTTAtttaacaacatacccaatgtaatcaCATAAATGGGGTTTGAGGAAGGTGGTATGTGTGCAGCCTTGTCGATTTGTTCTATCAAAATGCAAATCGTCTTTAGACTTTATActacttcaaaaaaaattagttgtACATGATTTCAGTCATATCACTTcccataaatatattaaatttgcaAATGATGTCTGCAACATGAACCACGGAAATAAAGCAAAAACTTCAATGGGGTACCCCTTATAATCCAAAGGATACATAGCTATCGTGTTGGTTTATGCAGGTAAGGTAACCCACTACTTCAATTTAGTGTATAGTCTACAATGAAAATTGTTCAAACTGATGGATTCGTTCAGTGGCTGTGGAATGTTACTTCAAACTCAAACAAGAGATATCAGTCGGTATAGTCACATCACACGGAAGGAAGTCAGAACTACGCAACTCTTCAACTCATTAGCAACCTCATGGGTAAATTCCGCCTCTATCTCTTGCTTCAGAACACTCCACTAGTAGCTTTATAAATTATAACTGGTTGTCTAGTTTCATCGACATCTTGGTGTATTGAGTTCTATGATTAGTGAGGGTGAAACCATTTATCTTATGTCATCTGCTTCCTCCGACTCTCTGAGATATATTCGTAGTATTCCTCTTCACCATAAAGTTTCCTGAAAGACAATAATTAGGCAGTCAGTTAAATATTAGGCTCTCCACAGAAGACCCACCCAGAGGAAGAGGAAAATATGTTTTGAGGACAAGTTCAtatatcagaagtaatagaaTCTTAGTATAGTTGACATGACTTAATGTCAGCACAAGCGCCTTGGAAGCAAATGAGCATGCAAGACAGATAATACAACCAACTCCCTACTTACTAGTATCATTCTCTGACGaagcaattttttaaaatataaaattacgCATAGACATTCCCCGTTTCTCCCTTTTGAAGTAGCCATATGATGCATGCGACAACTGTCCAAAATTCTTAACCAGTGGTACATACAGTATAACCCctccaaacaaataaatattacatcACCTGACATCAGCCATACACAATTCTATCCCAAACAAAAAGGAACATGTTCCACCACCCCATTTAGCAAAGAAAGATCATTAGCGAATTCTTCTTACTGTTCGCGCATGAACTATCTATTTAAACCACaatcttcctcctcttcttatTAGGAAGATCATCTTGGATAAGTAGTAAGTACTGCTTCACATGTAGCTATCTATCCAAGGAAGAAACCTCTAGGGATGAAATCTTCCAAATGCCCTCTCAAACTCATTTTTCGACCACTTACAGAGGAGTTGGAAAAGGTGTTGCTCCTTCCAATAAGTAACTGTTTTTTTGCCAAATGAGAGAAATAATGTTCTTCTCTCCCTGTTCTCGTTACCTCCTATCAAATATAGCACTAACCAGAACAACAAGGGCCTCTATGTAGCATATTTCACAACTAATTAGTCCAATCATAGTTACTTGGCTAGTTATATCCATCCACAGCTTATATGTGGAGAGTTGTAACAACGGGAAATAATAGTAAAGGTTGTCGACGACTTACGAACTCTGCCAATGTTGGACTAATCTCAAAGTGAATAATGGTACAAGGATGAAAGAGAAGATTAAGAACCTCATGCACCTTTTCACAATTTAAATCCTCGTTTTAATTGAGTCAGAAACTTTTGAGCAACTTTTAGAATGAGCAGACTATGCAATTATGTAGAAAACAAAGCAAGGGGATGACGTGAAGCAGATGTCATACATTATACCAGACAACAACATCCAAACTACCCATATTAGGAATCAGAACATGAACAACTTACTTCGCAAACTAACTGAACAGCAACTAAATTTGATCCCAACACATGTAACTACGGGTGGAAGTAACGGCAGCAGATAGAAAAACTTACGCTAGATCTGCCAAGGTATCTGATTTAATTACTGCCAGCCCCTCCGGGCGCCCAAGGGAAGAATAGTGCGTTATCATTTCCTTCAGGGTGTGCTTTGTACTTTTGATATCATTATCCCACAATATACTCTGAAATCAAAGCACCCAGACCTATTACTTACATTTGCAGTGAAAAGCATATAGGAAGTCAATgacttcaatttcaaacaaatgcTGTATATATTTTAGTCTATTTCATTTATATGCTGGATGGACAAAGTGGCTACTTAATTTAGAGTTAATTTAACATGTAAAAAGAGATTGATTCACATCTGGTTCACAGGCCAAATACCTTTCTCACATACTCTCTTTTGACATCTTCCCATGGTAGTTTTCCCTCAGAAGAGAATATAGAAGCATTCCAAATGGCTCCTCTTGCAACCATCACAGATGAAGCACCTATAAGATAAAGTTGTTACATGTTGCAAAACATAAGCAGAAACAACCATGCAGATATTCATAAAAACAGATAGAAAAACCATCATCAACTTAATATGAACAATGCTTTTCACATACAGATTGTTCATTGTTTGATGTGTCACAAGGAAGCATGCCTACAAAGATTAATTTTGTATTTCTGAGGCAACAGCATCTCTCAGATTATAACTTCTGAATTAGAGGCTATGTTCCCCATATCCTCTAAAAATATCACCTCACCCCATGTCAGATCTCCTCCAAATATAAcacatttttggaggatccgaaaCTGGTGTGATGGCTTTTCTGGAAGGGCCTGAACTGCAAGCATCTACAAGACTGTCAAATGCATCCACAGTTCTTTAcagcaaaagaaagaaatatgcAGAAGCAAGAATTCAAgcttttttctacattttttttttttatagaattagtTATCTCATTGATTGAAGGGAAAATTGCTGCATACAAAATGTCTGTATACGGCTTTTACAAGAAAGAACCATCAAGTGTTTTAGCACAATGCACACATCAATATATAAGCTATTTGTTTCCATTTCCTTAAACCGATGGACATCTGATGAAAATCAAACATATATACCCATATATGGACGACAAAGATACATTTATCTtcataacataattttattgtcATATTGGGCCAAACACTCAGATCTAtttaatatctaaattaaaaaaattcacctAGAAAGTGCAAACTGATTCATCAGAGATATGAGAACAAAGAGCAATTATAAGAAGTACAAGCACACCTGTTACATTTCTAATACGTTGAAAATCCTCATATTCAAAAACATCACCATTTGCTATAACCGGAATAGAGAGAGCGGCAGCAACATCAGCAATCTCATTCCACTTTGCAGGATCTCTTGGCCTGTCTGGAACTTTCCTGTAGTTCAATCAACAATCATGCCACATTTGCTAGTCAGAGGAAATACTAATATCACTCGACTTCAAGTTATAAGCCCAAAATAGGAGAAAGCTCAAACAAGCAACCAGTGATGACTCCTTAtcccaaacaaacaaaaatgagCCATGACCATATTCCGTGGTAACAGAGACATAGTAAGAGTAGCTGCCGAGAGAATTGTCAAATTGCACCCTCAATAAATCAGTTTTGACATCGTTTCCAAATATAGCATGTTCAATTTCTGTATTTTAAATCATCTCGCACTGACTACACATAAAGATAGCACATACATAATTCACGGAAAGCCATTTATGTGCACCAACCTACCCACCCCTCAGCAAATGGAAGGAAGATCAGAACCTAAAACAATCCTTTTAACCCTAGATGTGGTAAGTAATTCATGAATTGGCATCTTCAGAATGGAACTTCAATATCAGTTAAAATTCACAATCACAAAAAGTGAAAGGAGAGAGAAGTCGGGGAAAGTAGCAATGACATACTGAACAGACAATACTTTCCAATATAACCAAGAAGCAGACTAAATGGCTCTTCTCTCGCTTCTAAGGTGGACTGTTTGAATCTACAGCAAGCCCCACCTCATTTCACAAAAATACTCCAACAACTTTATGAAATAACTTGAGTACTTGACCATCAAGTAGGCAATCTGGATTACTGGATATTCAAAGGGTTGATTGATGACAGAGCACAAGGTAAGTTTATAAAGAACATGAGAAACAGATATACAGAAATCATGTACCTTCCATGCACAGCAAGAGCAGATACACCAGTCATCTCGATTCGTCGTGCCAATTCCACTGTATCCTGCGGATCTTTTAATAACCTAATTTTGCATGTTATTGGTACATCCATGTTCCTCCGCAATGTTGTCAAAATCTGAGTTCAGAAGAAGGGAAGCTTTATGAACAGGACATACACTCCTATGCTGTATTAGAAGGAAATTCGCCTACTGGTGAAGGAGCAACAATATATGCATACATCATGGATGAGCTCTGGTTTGCTCAACAGTGCAGCACCCATGCCTCCACTAATAGAGAATGACTTGGGGCATCCCATGTTTACGTCCACTGCTGCTACATCTTTACACCTGAAAAGGGTCAGACCATCAAATATTTCGATCAGATGCACTAACTTCCTACCGATATCGAGCATAATTGCTGGTTTATGCTTTCATGACTAAGTCAGAAGTGAAGACCTAAAAAGAGCAAAGAAACTCAAGCATGTGCTTTGAAGTTTCTTCACTATCTTAAGAAAGTAGATTGTGAACCTTGACAAGAATGCAATTCACAGAATATTATGATAGCtattcaatataaagaaaattgtTAAAGAAGCAAATTCATATCACTGCAGCTTGTGGCAGTTcaacattaataaatttaactCTGACAAGCCTGTTATTTATAAACGAACATCAGCTATATCCACCATCCAATTAATGTCAGAAAGGTCGATTCTAAATACTGCTAACAACATGAAAAACTTAAAAATCTAGACTTCCAATGCAGAAAACGATATTACATCATTGAGAAAATGAAAAGCAAAAGCATAGAGTCCAGCTTCAAAAACAGTTCCtcaataatttctttatttcctCCTTGGGCTGAATTGGGTGATGCCTGTGCATGTGAGGGAAGCTTATTCAAGTTGGTGGCACACTCCCACTTGAGAGTTGACAAGGCCATCAAGAAGATCTGGGTAATGATTCCTAAAGTAAATTTTCTGGTGTCTGTGGATTGAAAGAAACAGTAGATGCTTTGATGGTATTTCAACTCTAAACTCTTCCCTCAAAGCAAAGTGTCTGCTAAGCCTGTTTTGCCGGATTAAGTTGACACCTGTAAGGCTGTAAATAGCACCGACCATTTTTTCAGATTGTAAGCTCCCTAGACTTAGGGTAGCACTTTGTATAAGCAATTGCAACTTCACTTTACTAGTAATTGCTAGCCGATTTCTTTTGTAAGTTGCATATTCTTGATGATTTGTAACAAAACACATTACTTCATCAAAGAAAAAGGACAGTTCCTCAAGCAAATCAGTAAAAGAACTCCAACAAGAACATTTCTAACATTGATGTATAATATAGAGAACGGGAATATATGAAGTCTACCTCTTAAATCCAACAAGACCACTTCTAACCTTGATGTTCAGTATGGAAATTAGGACATATATACTCGACCTCACCCCTTGTAAAAACCCCAATAGGATCTGCTGTTATCAAGAAAATGTTTCATGGCACAAGAAGACTTATGCAGGTGTCACTATACTCAGCGAGAGAATGACACAACTTATTAGGATCCCCAAACCGGCGGAAAGGAGTTGTTAAATAATGGCATTTGTATTTGCTCAAGATGAATGTTTgtcttttttgccttttttggGTGTGGATGGGGGTGGGGGGTGTTTCGCTAGAGAAACTGCTTGTCTGTTCATAAACTCAACCATACGAGTTCTTACTTAACCAAGAGAGATATACTACATAATGCATCACATTACTTAAAAGAAATATCACCAAAAATGCTAGAAGACGCATTGTGTGAATACACAGttactattataaaaaaaaaatgctagaAGACgcatattgaaaataaaacaagtGGAAACAAGAGTGTAATTTCATCATAGGCATCCAATCCAATCTGTCTGTTTATAAGACTGGATGTGTGTATGACCATGTGAAAAACAGATTGTGTGTGTGTCAGAGAGAAGGGGGTGGGAGGGAGCAGAAGGATTTAAAGTACAAAGATTAGTTATGATaagggagaaaaaaagaaagaactgAATGGAACATACACTATTTCAGCAGCTTTGAGAGCCCTCATGGCATCAGAAGTGCCCATCTGAAATACAACTCGATTTCTTTCCTCGGGGCACGTTCTGAAAACAACATTATCAGTTCCCTTCTCCACTATGTCAGTAGTCCCTAAGACATCTAAGGAATAAGGGGTAAAACGCATGAGAAATATTTTAGAAGCATCGAGTTTAgcaacttttttcttttgccATCTCAAATGTACTAGGTAACCTGCATCAAAAGGCAGGCTTCActacgatttttatcttttcatttctttttcacaaGTGACAGTGAATCCTATTCATCCATGCTCATAAtacctaaaaataaaaatataaagtaaaactGCAAGGCATAAAGCATAGTGCTAACTGCTAAGTCAATAACATATTACCTTCCCTTAAAAAACAACAAGTCATAAAGCCTTAACAGAGTAATGAATTTGAATAAATCTTCTACGCTTGGAAAGCTATTGAATCAGGTATCAAATGTCATCAATACTATGTCACTATACACGACCTAGATAATAATTTACAAATCCTTGTTTGGTATTCGAGGGGCAATCAACACTCACACTAAAATATTCAGTTCAAGGTTTTAAAGTTCTGATATTAACTATCATCAGTAAATGCTCAATCATCTCTCAAATATTCCATTTAAGCCACAGATCCAGGTAAAACTTCTCATCATCAAATTTCTTCAACTAAAAGGCTCATTTTCTTGATAGAGAGAGCCATAACATGATGAAATTCAGAGTTCACATCCTTCTTTCATTAACATAAAAGCATTAAATCTGATAATACATTAGAAATATAGAAGTACTCAAATTGACATATACAGCACATTCAGAGCAAGGttatattcatcaaataaaGGATCTTGAATAAGAACAAGACTGGTCACGTCCTTGGTGCCTTGGCATTTTTAGGAACTGTTGGTTTCATTCTTTCATTAGAAGTAGTATGTATTTACATACTACATGAAAAATGTTAAAGGATAACACAGACGAAGGATGCAAAAGGATGAACAAGAAATTACCATTAACTCGCCGCTCACATTTGATGATCTTATGATCAATAATCTCCTCTCCATAGGTTATGTCAGCACCATATTGGGCAGCAAGCAGCCTAAACGGCAATGTACCCTGACCAAAAGTAATGAAGCATACACATAGGCATTTAAAAAcatcatataataaagtaaaaaacacATTAAGAGCAGTTATAACTATGCTTCCTGGTGAATTTAAAAAGAGCCACACACATCTAGAAATGGGAACATGAAGTACCAAAACAGGACTGCTCTAATTTAATTTCACTTGAAGGTACTTACCACTCGGACCATTGGAGCCAAGACTAGCTTATTTCTGTAATCCATCATTCTGATGAGGCAGATAAGTTAGTGCAATGCCTGAGACAATAGTATATGTTGACCAAATTGAGTATAGTCAGTAGACTGTACAAAGAGTTACAGGTTAGGAATAGCTGTTATGCTTATAAATTATATTCTCCATCCATTTTTATTGTCCactaatcttgaaaaagatgtCCACTTTTACTAGTCcagtttaaaaaatcaaaagataatttacCATATTacccttattattttttttaactttcttaTATGACAAAGGAAACCTGTAGCCGCTACCTTTGGGTGCGCACGGGGTAAAACCCCGCTTCTACGCAAcagctcgcaaaccacacacGAGAACCCGCattaggcaagcccggtgcaaTGAGCTCAACCCAAAAGGCAAACCTCTTCCTTTCATTGGCAAGGGATTTCGAACTTGAGAtatccaacatggaagtcccaagctcaaaccactggACCACCCCAAAAGGCTTTACCCTTattattatctatacttattttCCAAAGTATTgactttattttattgaaagGGTGATACAATAAATTGTCATTCTATTTATTGCTCCTTAAGAAAGAGGTGTGTCAAGTTAAtattggacaagtaaaaatagacTAAGGAAGTAACAAGTTGTACATAATTCCTGAAACAGCCATGGTCCATGGCTAGCATTTAAGAAACACAATGTATATATAGCTTTGGATCTTACGTTATATGGACAGTTAAGAACAGAAATGTATTCAATCAAAACATCAGCTGTCAAATAAAATCCGGATGCTCTCTAATTATTCGGCAACTCACTCAAAGCCAACCTATGTTTCAGCAATTGCAAATTCCGAGGGATAACTAGACTTCAACGATACAATTTACATATATAGCTTCGGATCTTACAGTATTTGCTCagtaaagattaaaaaaatacttaatacaGATGAATCTCTCATCTCTAAATAAAAACTGACCAGTAAAGAGAAAGAGCAGGTCAACAGTTGTTACTGACCTTGACttgaaaagagaggaagaatTTTCTTAGCGGGCGGCAACCAACCACGGCGGAGTATCTGAGTGGTTGCAATTGACGAGCGGCGCCGCGGAAGGGTCCGAATCTTACAATATTTGGTGGCTATAAAGTAAACATGAACTAAGCTGGCAAGcataaaaattctttttaattagagaattgaaatatttgatcaagcttttcaaaaaaaaagtaaaaagagatTTCTCTATAAAATTTTAGTCAAGCATAAGTTATTGTTATAATATTGACATATTTTCAGAATTTCATAAGTAAATACTTTCAagaaaattttaacaaaaaaaaatagatttacaTTTATTTGGTGTATGAAATCTATGGACTCGAATTCAAACTCATTAAAAAGAGAATTTCTTTGTATAAGAGTTTTTCATTCTCAAGAGTCAAGATAAtgcatattaaaaaattaacgCATTTTATTCTTCAAGAAATATTTAGttgacaaa is part of the Solanum stenotomum isolate F172 chromosome 8, ASM1918654v1, whole genome shotgun sequence genome and encodes:
- the LOC125874104 gene encoding probable carbohydrate esterase At4g34215, yielding MDSTLENVAYSPKNVFILSGQSNMAGRGGVEKHHWDGIVPNECHPDASRIFRLSAHLHYEVAREPLHHDIDAKKTCGVGPGMSFANAIKDRVEAIGLVPCAVGGTAIKEWAHGQHLYVNMVKRARAAMSHGGEIKAMLWYQGESDALSQHCVDTYKANMEKLIHNVRADLHLPSLPIIQVAIASGDEKYIEKIREAQKAIDLPNVVCVDAMGLQLKEDNLHLTTESQVKLGQMLADAYLTHFAPQEPSVASS
- the LOC125874101 gene encoding uncharacterized protein LOC125874101; this translates as MMDYRNKLVLAPMVRVGTLPFRLLAAQYGADITYGEEIIDHKIIKCERRVNDVLGTTDIVEKGTDNVVFRTCPEERNRVVFQMGTSDAMRALKAAEIVCKDVAAVDVNMGCPKSFSISGGMGAALLSKPELIHDILTTLRRNMDVPITCKIRLLKDPQDTVELARRIEMTGVSALAVHGRKVPDRPRDPAKWNEIADVAAALSIPVIANGDVFEYEDFQRIRNVTGASSVMVARGAIWNASIFSSEGKLPWEDVKREYVRKSILWDNDIKSTKHTLKEMITHYSSLGRPEGLAVIKSDTLADLAKLYGEEEYYEYISESRRKQMT